Proteins co-encoded in one Klebsiella michiganensis genomic window:
- a CDS encoding hemolysin D, whose protein sequence is MNVKKTFLFIAVIFLTLAACLFLWFEQAAEKPESRELPQRSRVRVVTLNNQPITLTRELPGRATAFRNAEVRPQVGGIVQKRLFTEGQEVKAQQPLYQIDPVLYQTEYNRSDAALARANAQLRVATLLIQRYRPLVDTRVISQQTYDDAVAAQQQANADVLVAKANLDTASINLVYTRVLSPIDGVIGRSAVTEGALVTAQQASAIASVQQIDPIYVDITQPTAQLLRLKDAFNRGALTAGDASQSAIVTLMLEDGSRYAHPGKLQFSDISVDHSTGSVILRAIFPNPDRQLLPGMFVRAHLMDGMAASNGLLVPQRGVTRNTQGKATALVVESTGKVELREVVTERALGDQWLISTGLSAGDRVIVEGGQTVRPGMQVIAAEWPSAARTDDGKSTVQIKEPANG, encoded by the coding sequence ATGAATGTCAAAAAAACCTTTCTGTTCATCGCTGTCATTTTTCTCACTCTTGCGGCCTGTCTGTTTCTGTGGTTTGAGCAAGCTGCCGAAAAACCTGAATCCAGGGAGCTACCGCAGAGATCAAGAGTAAGGGTGGTTACTTTGAATAACCAGCCTATTACGTTGACCCGGGAACTGCCCGGGCGTGCCACAGCCTTTCGTAATGCCGAGGTGCGGCCGCAGGTAGGAGGAATTGTGCAGAAACGGTTGTTTACTGAAGGTCAGGAGGTGAAAGCGCAGCAACCCCTGTACCAGATTGATCCGGTACTCTATCAGACCGAATATAACCGCAGTGATGCTGCCCTGGCTCGCGCCAATGCACAGTTGAGAGTTGCCACCTTGCTGATACAGCGTTATCGCCCCCTCGTAGACACTCGTGTTATAAGCCAACAGACCTATGATGACGCCGTTGCCGCTCAGCAGCAGGCGAATGCAGATGTGCTGGTTGCAAAAGCGAATCTCGATACTGCCAGTATTAATCTGGTTTACACCAGGGTGCTGTCGCCAATTGACGGGGTGATTGGACGTTCAGCGGTGACGGAAGGAGCTCTTGTCACCGCGCAGCAGGCGAGCGCGATTGCATCCGTGCAACAGATTGACCCCATTTATGTTGATATCACACAGCCCACCGCTCAGCTTTTACGTTTGAAAGATGCATTTAACCGTGGGGCACTAACGGCAGGCGACGCGTCGCAATCTGCCATTGTCACCTTAATGCTTGAAGATGGCTCCCGGTATGCCCATCCAGGAAAATTGCAATTTTCTGATATTTCGGTCGACCACTCCACCGGCTCGGTGATTTTGCGCGCAATATTTCCCAATCCAGATCGGCAATTACTTCCAGGCATGTTCGTACGGGCGCACCTGATGGATGGAATGGCTGCGTCGAATGGCTTGCTGGTACCACAGCGAGGGGTGACCCGAAACACACAGGGTAAAGCGACGGCCCTGGTTGTTGAATCAACAGGGAAAGTCGAATTGCGTGAAGTCGTAACCGAGAGGGCTCTGGGAGACCAGTGGCTGATATCAACCGGTTTGTCGGCCGGCGATCGCGTGATTGTTGAAGGGGGGCAGACGGTGCGTCCGGGGATGCAGGTCATCGCGGCGGAATGGCCCTCTGCCGCCAGAACTGACGATGGAAAATCCACAGTTCAGATTAAGGAGCCGGCCAATGGCTAA
- a CDS encoding histidine kinase, which translates to MVSNRAAARIKISISTRMALMFALIMAMLMLMLALVMHNALLTSLQNQMQKELQLRHSLISPFITDKGTSSNWSAVQQKLNNISSSEGGMVNHWIISRDPRYSIPPLPAGFRPIVSADGFSTMPNPLSDSPIYLLISTLPPLGERPSVRYVVAIDSTPYMNTLSEFTQVLLLISVVAILLASYLGYCISRIGLRPVVSLSEQAHHLVPGHLSQRLDNASLPPELHNLANSFNGVLARQEVAWGQLESFNADVAHELRTPLTNLIVQTQHGLARDRSVCELKDLLQSNLEELERMTSIVNDMLFLSYAQAGQYSTVLSDILLREEALKTAEYVEPLFIENNITLEIIGDIQAYVDRRLFHRALANLLENSARYALPDTIVCVRLEKSQDVIRVEVTNSGEEIAPEHLSRLFERFYRIDSSRGQSNMHHGLGLSIVRAIALMHRGNVFAHSENGFNTFGFSLMSPPPSID; encoded by the coding sequence ATGGTCAGCAATAGGGCTGCAGCCCGCATAAAAATCTCTATCTCAACACGTATGGCACTGATGTTCGCGCTCATCATGGCTATGCTCATGTTAATGCTGGCGTTGGTCATGCATAACGCGTTGCTCACTTCATTGCAAAATCAGATGCAAAAGGAACTTCAGCTCCGCCACTCACTGATTTCCCCCTTTATCACAGACAAAGGCACCTCATCGAACTGGTCAGCGGTACAGCAAAAACTCAATAACATATCCAGCAGCGAAGGTGGAATGGTAAATCACTGGATAATAAGTCGCGACCCGCGCTATAGCATCCCACCACTGCCCGCGGGCTTTAGACCAATTGTCTCCGCTGATGGCTTTTCAACTATGCCAAATCCGCTGTCCGACTCACCGATTTACTTACTCATTTCGACGCTGCCTCCACTCGGTGAGCGGCCATCTGTACGGTATGTGGTGGCGATAGATTCCACACCCTATATGAATACCCTGTCGGAGTTCACTCAAGTACTGCTTTTGATCTCAGTCGTCGCCATTTTACTGGCCTCATACCTTGGGTATTGTATTTCACGTATTGGTCTGCGACCGGTAGTTAGTCTGAGTGAACAAGCCCACCATTTGGTTCCTGGTCATCTAAGCCAGCGGCTTGACAATGCGTCTTTACCGCCGGAATTACACAACCTGGCTAACTCATTTAATGGCGTACTTGCCCGGCAGGAAGTAGCCTGGGGGCAGTTAGAGAGTTTTAATGCTGACGTCGCTCACGAGCTGCGAACGCCTTTAACCAATCTGATTGTTCAGACGCAACATGGGCTGGCTCGCGATCGCAGCGTTTGTGAGCTGAAGGATTTGCTTCAGTCTAATCTGGAGGAGCTTGAACGCATGACATCAATTGTCAATGATATGTTGTTTTTATCTTATGCACAGGCAGGTCAATACTCAACGGTCCTTAGCGACATCCTGTTACGCGAAGAAGCGTTAAAAACCGCTGAATATGTTGAGCCTTTATTTATTGAAAATAATATAACGCTGGAAATCATCGGTGATATTCAGGCATATGTGGATAGACGATTGTTCCATCGTGCGCTTGCTAATTTACTGGAGAACAGTGCCCGCTATGCTTTGCCTGATACAATAGTTTGCGTGAGATTAGAAAAATCGCAGGATGTCATTCGAGTAGAAGTGACAAATTCTGGCGAAGAAATTGCGCCCGAGCATCTCTCAAGATTATTCGAACGCTTTTATCGGATAGATTCCTCTCGAGGGCAGAGTAACATGCATCATGGCTTAGGACTTTCTATCGTGCGAGCCATCGCCCTGATGCACAGAGGGAACGTTTTTGCTCACAGCGAAAATGGCTTTAATACTTTTGGCTTTTCATTAATGAGCCCACCGCCATCCATAGACTAA
- a CDS encoding multidrug transporter — protein MANFFIDRPVFAWVLAITMMLCGLISILNLPLAQYPAIAPPSIRIQLTYPGASAKTVQDSVVQVIEQQMNGLDQLQYISSESNSDGSMSIALTFAQGTNADTAQVQVQNKLALAQPLLPQEVQQQGIRVTKASASFMMMEAFISTDGSMTRQDLADYVASYVQDPLSRTSGVGELQLFGAPYAMRIWLDPAALMNYGLTAIDVSNAIQEQNVQVSSGQLGEQPALAGQELNATMIGPSRLQTPEQFGQILLKANPNGSQVRLGDVARIELGAQNYSIDSYYNGAPAAGLGIRLAPNANALETAKAVRATLDELKPFFPPGMEVVNVYDTAPFVSQSILNVVRTLIEAIILVFAVMYLFLQNLRATLIPTLAVPVVLLGTFGVLAAFGYSINTLTMFGMVLAIGLLVDDAIVVVENVERIMHEEGLSPRQATRKSMQQITGALLGIAMVLTAVFIPMAFFSGSSGVIYRQFSITIISSMVLSVIVAVVFTPALCATLLKPVKTEYHSERRGFFAWFNHQMAWANQSYVTSVIRGLTRPRRLMIIYLIIAVVTGWLFTRIPTSFLPQEDQGILFAQLQAPPGATGERIRNTLHDATDYLLKLEGESVSSVYSISGLNFGGRGQNVGTLFIGLHDWAQRQRPDQNAESIAVRLNAIFGSEFRDTNTNVVLPPSVRELGNVSGFNLQLMDRGGIGYANLLEARNAFLLAAGQSPLLNRVRANGIEDAPQYELIIDREKARALSVSIGDINRTLSLAWGAGYINDFIDRERVKRVYIQGEASSRMLPQDLDKWFVRNASDTMVPFSAFSSAKWSYGPQKLNRYNGVQSFNLQGAPAQGFSTGQAMAEIERIAVNLPPGVGFNWTGMSFEERLSGSQVPALYAISLIVVFLCLAALYESWSIPSAVMLVIPLGVMGAVVATLLRGLPNDVYFQVGLLTTVGLAAKNAILIVEFAKAHFEAGSTPVDAVVNAAKQRLRPILMTSLAFILGVVPLVVASGAGSGSQNAIGTVVMGGMLTSTFLAIFFVPSFFVIMLRLFRVQRRSERMKNEQTVH, from the coding sequence ATGGCTAATTTCTTTATTGACCGGCCTGTTTTCGCCTGGGTACTGGCGATTACCATGATGCTTTGCGGCCTGATATCCATCCTTAACCTGCCGTTAGCCCAGTATCCAGCCATTGCCCCACCCTCCATCAGAATTCAGCTCACCTACCCTGGCGCGTCAGCCAAAACGGTACAAGACAGTGTGGTCCAGGTGATTGAGCAGCAGATGAACGGCCTGGACCAGCTGCAATATATCTCCTCAGAGAGCAACTCCGACGGCAGCATGAGCATTGCGCTCACTTTCGCCCAGGGCACCAATGCCGATACCGCTCAGGTACAGGTACAAAATAAGCTGGCACTGGCACAGCCACTTTTGCCTCAAGAGGTGCAACAGCAAGGGATTCGCGTAACCAAAGCGTCGGCAAGTTTTATGATGATGGAGGCATTTATCTCGACTGACGGCAGCATGACGCGACAAGATTTGGCAGACTATGTTGCCTCTTATGTACAGGATCCCCTTAGCCGTACTTCCGGAGTGGGCGAACTTCAGTTATTTGGGGCACCTTATGCAATGCGTATTTGGCTGGATCCCGCAGCCCTGATGAACTATGGGCTCACGGCCATTGATGTCAGCAACGCTATTCAGGAACAAAACGTACAGGTATCGTCCGGGCAATTAGGTGAACAGCCCGCGCTTGCAGGCCAGGAACTGAATGCCACGATGATTGGCCCTTCACGCCTGCAAACACCGGAACAGTTTGGTCAGATTTTGTTAAAAGCTAACCCGAATGGATCTCAAGTCAGGCTGGGGGATGTGGCGCGTATTGAGCTGGGGGCACAGAACTATTCTATAGACAGTTACTATAACGGCGCTCCGGCGGCAGGATTGGGCATTCGCCTGGCGCCTAACGCAAACGCACTGGAAACAGCGAAAGCAGTGAGAGCCACGCTGGATGAGTTAAAGCCTTTTTTTCCTCCAGGAATGGAAGTGGTAAACGTCTATGACACGGCGCCATTTGTAAGTCAGTCAATTCTAAACGTGGTGCGTACGCTTATTGAGGCCATTATTCTGGTATTTGCTGTTATGTATCTGTTTTTGCAAAACCTTCGGGCAACGCTAATCCCCACGCTTGCGGTACCTGTTGTACTGCTCGGTACATTTGGCGTACTTGCCGCATTCGGTTATTCAATAAATACGCTGACCATGTTTGGAATGGTATTAGCTATTGGATTACTGGTAGATGATGCCATCGTGGTGGTGGAAAATGTTGAACGAATAATGCATGAAGAAGGGCTGTCGCCCCGCCAGGCTACCCGTAAATCCATGCAGCAGATCACTGGCGCACTGTTGGGCATCGCTATGGTACTGACGGCAGTATTTATTCCCATGGCGTTTTTTAGCGGGTCAAGCGGGGTTATATACCGTCAATTCTCCATAACGATTATTTCTTCAATGGTGTTGTCCGTCATCGTGGCCGTCGTTTTTACACCTGCCCTGTGCGCGACACTACTCAAACCTGTCAAGACTGAATATCACTCTGAACGTAGAGGTTTCTTCGCCTGGTTTAATCACCAGATGGCCTGGGCAAATCAAAGCTATGTCACCTCAGTAATACGGGGGCTCACCCGGCCGCGAAGGCTGATGATCATTTACCTGATCATTGCTGTTGTTACTGGTTGGTTATTCACGCGGATTCCAACTTCATTTCTGCCACAGGAAGATCAGGGGATATTATTTGCGCAGCTACAGGCTCCTCCGGGGGCGACAGGCGAACGCATACGAAATACGTTGCACGACGCTACAGATTATCTTCTCAAGCTAGAAGGAGAAAGCGTGAGCTCCGTATATTCTATTTCTGGTTTAAATTTTGGAGGGCGCGGACAGAATGTCGGAACGCTATTTATCGGGCTGCATGACTGGGCACAGCGACAGCGCCCCGATCAGAATGCTGAGTCAATCGCCGTTCGCCTGAATGCTATTTTCGGCAGTGAATTCCGGGATACCAATACAAATGTGGTGCTGCCTCCGTCGGTGCGTGAGCTGGGTAATGTGTCAGGTTTCAATTTACAGCTAATGGATCGTGGCGGGATTGGCTATGCAAATCTGCTTGAGGCCCGCAACGCGTTCCTGCTAGCTGCAGGACAAAGCCCTTTATTAAATCGGGTGCGCGCCAACGGAATTGAGGATGCCCCTCAGTATGAGCTGATTATTGACCGCGAGAAAGCGCGCGCGTTGAGCGTATCAATTGGTGACATAAACCGTACACTTTCGCTGGCCTGGGGAGCGGGTTATATAAATGATTTTATCGATCGCGAGCGAGTGAAGCGCGTATATATTCAGGGTGAAGCATCATCTCGTATGCTGCCACAGGATTTAGATAAGTGGTTTGTACGGAATGCCTCAGACACGATGGTCCCTTTCTCCGCCTTCTCCAGCGCAAAATGGAGCTACGGCCCACAAAAGCTCAACCGCTATAATGGTGTGCAATCATTTAATCTTCAAGGTGCACCGGCACAGGGATTCAGCACCGGACAGGCGATGGCCGAAATTGAACGCATTGCCGTTAACTTGCCGCCAGGGGTGGGGTTTAACTGGACCGGGATGTCATTTGAGGAGCGTTTATCCGGTTCTCAGGTTCCAGCGCTTTACGCAATCTCGCTGATAGTGGTGTTTCTGTGTCTGGCAGCGCTTTATGAAAGCTGGAGCATTCCCAGCGCGGTGATGCTGGTGATTCCGCTCGGTGTTATGGGCGCAGTGGTTGCGACATTACTCCGAGGGCTTCCCAACGATGTTTATTTTCAGGTGGGGCTGCTGACGACGGTTGGACTGGCGGCTAAAAATGCCATTTTGATCGTGGAATTCGCAAAGGCGCATTTTGAAGCGGGCTCCACTCCGGTCGATGCGGTAGTCAATGCCGCCAAACAGAGGTTACGGCCAATCCTGATGACATCGCTGGCCTTCATTCTTGGCGTTGTGCCATTAGTCGTGGCCAGCGGGGCTGGCTCAGGCAGTCAGAATGCTATTGGCACCGTAGTCATGGGCGGGATGCTGACCAGCACATTTCTGGCCATTTTCTTTGTCCCCTCGTTCTTCGTCATTATGCTGCGATTGTTCCGTGTTCAGCGACGCAGCGAACGTATGAAAAACGAGCAAACCGTACACTAA
- a CDS encoding transcriptional regulator (response regulator in two-component regulatory system with CusS; regulates the copper efflux system), whose amino-acid sequence MRLLLIEDEIKTSSYINSALSELGYTVDVAGDGIEGLHLSVHQDYDAVILDVMLPGKDGYAVLESLRACKKTPVLMLSARGSVDERVKGLRSGADDYLPKPFSLIELVARIQALVRRRSSDGADITHLQIDDLQVDLLARRVVRGNERIDLTAKEFSLLSLLARHQGEILSKMMIAEQVWDMNFESDANVVEVAVKRLRAKIDAPYPQKLLHTVRGMGYVLEKRMPGDGQQ is encoded by the coding sequence GTGCGATTACTGCTGATAGAGGACGAAATCAAAACATCCTCATACATCAACAGCGCGTTAAGTGAACTTGGCTACACAGTTGACGTTGCTGGCGATGGAATAGAAGGGCTGCATCTGTCCGTACACCAGGACTACGATGCGGTGATTCTGGATGTGATGTTACCCGGTAAGGATGGCTACGCAGTCCTGGAAAGCCTGCGGGCCTGTAAAAAAACGCCGGTGCTGATGCTGTCGGCTCGTGGGTCTGTAGATGAGCGAGTCAAAGGCCTGAGGAGTGGGGCTGATGACTACTTGCCTAAACCTTTCTCACTGATAGAACTGGTTGCACGCATTCAAGCTCTGGTGCGCCGCCGAAGCAGCGATGGGGCGGATATTACCCATTTACAGATTGACGATTTACAGGTTGACCTGCTGGCGCGTAGGGTGGTCAGAGGGAACGAACGTATAGACTTGACTGCTAAAGAGTTTTCGTTGCTTAGCCTGTTGGCTCGTCATCAGGGCGAGATTTTGTCGAAAATGATGATAGCTGAACAGGTGTGGGACATGAACTTTGAAAGTGATGCCAATGTGGTAGAGGTGGCGGTAAAAAGATTACGGGCCAAAATTGACGCGCCTTATCCCCAAAAATTGCTGCATACGGTACGTGGCATGGGATATGTGCTTGAAAAACGGATGCCTGGCGATGGTCAGCAATAG
- a CDS encoding peptidase M20: protein MVSTLHLARQLLGFNTINPPGSEADCMRFFANWLDESGFEVSLSSFGEGRCNLIARLTGAKTGKPLAFTGHLDTVPLGSARWQYDPFGSQIEDGRLYGRGSSDMKAAIAAFAVACVKLRETILAGRGALLLITGGEETGCDGARALIASTTLPDVGALIVGEPTANYPVIGHKGALWLRCETRGKTAHGAMPELGINAIYLAADALGKIQHFSPGPPHPLMKQPTVNVGSIHGGLNINSVPDHTRFDVDIRSAPNLQHATIRRRLSTLLGESVTVSTLVDLPAVLSEQEHAWIKQVYQRCQPLHARPLEPRVVPYFTDASLLLPALGNPPCMILGPGEPSMAHQTDEYCLLSRLEEAEQLYGEIIRDWMA from the coding sequence ATGGTCTCCACCCTGCACTTGGCCCGGCAACTGCTGGGCTTTAACACCATCAACCCGCCGGGCAGCGAAGCGGATTGCATGCGGTTCTTTGCCAACTGGCTGGACGAAAGCGGTTTTGAAGTTTCGCTGTCATCGTTCGGCGAGGGACGCTGCAATCTTATCGCCAGGCTGACCGGAGCGAAGACGGGTAAACCGCTGGCCTTCACCGGACATCTGGATACCGTCCCGCTGGGAAGTGCCCGGTGGCAGTACGATCCTTTCGGCTCGCAGATAGAAGATGGGCGTCTTTATGGACGCGGATCGAGCGATATGAAAGCGGCAATAGCGGCGTTTGCCGTGGCCTGCGTCAAGCTGCGGGAAACGATCCTCGCCGGACGCGGCGCGTTATTGCTAATTACCGGCGGAGAAGAGACCGGCTGCGACGGGGCACGGGCACTGATCGCCTCCACGACGTTGCCGGACGTGGGCGCGCTGATCGTCGGTGAGCCCACCGCCAACTATCCGGTTATCGGCCATAAAGGCGCACTCTGGCTACGCTGCGAAACTCGGGGGAAAACCGCTCACGGCGCGATGCCGGAGCTGGGAATTAATGCTATCTATCTGGCGGCGGATGCGCTGGGTAAAATCCAACATTTTTCGCCGGGCCCGCCGCATCCACTGATGAAGCAGCCCACGGTGAATGTCGGAAGTATTCACGGCGGGCTAAATATTAATTCCGTGCCGGACCACACGCGCTTCGATGTCGATATCCGCAGCGCGCCCAATTTACAGCACGCCACCATCCGCCGGCGGTTGAGTACGCTGCTTGGCGAGAGCGTCACGGTGTCAACGCTAGTCGATCTGCCCGCAGTACTCAGCGAACAAGAGCACGCGTGGATAAAACAGGTTTATCAGCGCTGCCAGCCGCTGCACGCCAGGCCGCTTGAGCCCCGCGTAGTGCCATACTTTACCGACGCATCTCTGTTGCTGCCTGCGTTGGGAAACCCGCCCTGCATGATTCTCGGCCCCGGCGAGCCGTCTATGGCCCATCAAACCGACGAGTATTGTCTGCTCAGTCGGCTGGAAGAAGCGGAACAGCTGTACGGGGAGATTATTCGCGACTGGATGGCGTAA